One genomic window of Vibrio rhizosphaerae includes the following:
- the rsuA gene encoding 16S rRNA pseudouridine(516) synthase RsuA: MRLDKFLCDALGITRKEATKVIKQGEVCVNEQIQKSGALKLTANDEVTWQDQPIRLHGPKYIMLYKPEGYVCSHEDGFNETAFMLLDEPHLKHLHFAGRLDVDTTGLVLITDDGQWSHRVTSPKHQCAKVYRVWLADPIAADAVAQFAQGIQLRQERDLTLPAQLEILGEKEARLKIYEGKYHQVKRMFAALGNKVIGLHREQVGQIRLDDTLAPGESRYLTEAEVQSVWENPSADDSVSQSM, translated from the coding sequence ATGCGTCTGGATAAATTTTTATGTGATGCTTTAGGCATCACACGTAAAGAAGCGACAAAAGTTATTAAACAGGGTGAGGTTTGTGTCAATGAGCAGATTCAAAAAAGCGGCGCGCTGAAACTGACAGCAAATGATGAGGTCACTTGGCAGGATCAACCTATACGATTGCACGGGCCTAAATATATCATGCTGTATAAGCCTGAAGGCTATGTGTGTTCTCACGAAGACGGCTTTAATGAAACGGCTTTTATGCTGCTTGATGAACCCCACCTGAAGCATTTGCATTTTGCCGGTCGGTTGGATGTTGATACGACCGGGCTGGTGTTGATTACCGATGATGGTCAGTGGTCTCATCGTGTGACTTCTCCTAAGCATCAATGTGCCAAAGTTTATCGCGTCTGGCTGGCGGATCCGATTGCGGCGGATGCCGTCGCTCAATTTGCTCAGGGTATTCAACTGCGTCAGGAACGTGATCTGACGTTGCCGGCACAGCTTGAAATTCTGGGTGAAAAAGAAGCTCGTCTGAAAATTTATGAAGGCAAATATCATCAGGTCAAACGGATGTTTGCGGCACTGGGCAATAAAGTCATCGGACTTCATCGCGAACAAGTGGGACAAATTCGTCTCGATGATACACTGGCACCGGGCGAGTCGCGTTATCTGACTGAGGCTGAAGTGCAGTCTGTCTGGGAAAACCCATCCGCTGACGATTCCGTCTCTCAATCAATGTGA
- a CDS encoding Bcr/CflA family multidrug efflux MFS transporter: MSTGHVLQQDSSPRMDLLLFIVLGAIGAITPLAIDMYLPAMPVIAHDLGVSAGSVQMTLTAYTIGFTVGQLIQGPFSDSYGRRPVMLLGIVLFGLCSVICASVNDIQALTYIRAAQGFAGAAAAVVIQAVVRDMFNQENFARAMSFITLVITLAPLVAPMLGGHLAVLFGWRAIFWVLTGFALVVIVMVLWKIPETLKEENRQPLNLKQTLKNYWQLCQSRHSLGLMLCGGFSFAGMFSFLTAGSFVYIDIYGVSPDKFGYLFGLNILGIMLMTSINSRFVKKVGSIFMLRFGLSIQFLAGLGLLSGWVFDWGLWGTVPFVVLFIGMISTIGSNAMGLLMSGYPHIAGTVSSLVGTFRFGVGSIVGVIVAAMPGEAVWPMVCSMAICSVLSGLSYWMSAREGRGA; this comes from the coding sequence ATGAGTACCGGGCACGTATTACAACAAGACAGTTCCCCTCGGATGGACCTATTACTTTTTATTGTTTTAGGAGCAATTGGTGCGATTACACCTTTAGCCATTGATATGTATCTTCCGGCGATGCCTGTGATTGCCCATGATTTAGGGGTGAGTGCCGGGTCTGTTCAGATGACCTTAACGGCCTACACGATCGGATTTACAGTCGGACAACTGATTCAGGGCCCGTTTTCAGACAGCTATGGCCGTCGTCCGGTCATGCTGCTGGGGATTGTGTTATTTGGTCTGTGTTCGGTTATCTGTGCCAGTGTGAATGATATTCAGGCGCTGACCTATATCCGTGCTGCTCAGGGATTTGCCGGAGCGGCGGCGGCGGTGGTGATTCAAGCCGTCGTCCGTGACATGTTCAATCAGGAAAACTTTGCCCGGGCGATGTCCTTTATTACTTTGGTGATCACTTTAGCGCCTTTGGTTGCGCCGATGTTAGGCGGGCATCTGGCGGTCTTATTTGGCTGGCGAGCAATTTTCTGGGTACTGACCGGGTTTGCACTGGTCGTGATTGTGATGGTGTTGTGGAAGATTCCTGAAACCTTAAAAGAAGAAAATCGTCAGCCGTTAAATCTCAAACAGACATTGAAAAACTATTGGCAATTGTGCCAGTCAAGGCACTCTCTCGGTCTGATGTTGTGTGGCGGATTCTCTTTTGCTGGTATGTTTTCTTTCCTGACGGCAGGTTCATTTGTTTACATTGATATTTATGGCGTGAGCCCGGACAAATTCGGTTATCTGTTTGGCCTCAATATTCTGGGCATCATGTTGATGACCAGTATCAATAGCCGCTTTGTCAAAAAAGTGGGCTCAATCTTCATGCTCCGGTTTGGGTTATCGATTCAGTTTTTAGCCGGTCTTGGCTTACTGAGCGGCTGGGTGTTTGATTGGGGATTATGGGGAACCGTGCCATTTGTCGTGCTCTTTATCGGGATGATCTCCACCATCGGCAGTAATGCTATGGGACTGCTGATGAGCGGTTATCCGCATATTGCCGGGACGGTCTCTTCATTGGTCGGGACATTCCGTTTCGGTGTCGGTTCGATTGTCGGAGTGATTGTCGCAGCCATGCCCGGAGAGGCGGTCTGGCCGATGGTATGCAGTATGGCGATTTGTTCAGTCTTGTCTGGATTGAGTTATTGGATGTCTGCAAGAGAGGGAAGAGGGGCATGA
- a CDS encoding DUF2913 family protein codes for MSAYHEEIQRLVNTALTELAQAHQCGQLVDAPVANNHFLIRWVTNALKQQRFHRCVGDDLTRWQKAGRSQGNHAGLERIFQRISAYYHLFFTSDGSTKQSVTDQQIELFLDTMTEAGWEVSTSEPLVGCGKVQLFTQSPNSLALCAQQCEACFDGTRLTQPMSFFVRGNHSQFVDQAWQAGLMVHKRTDYKSNVKYHGEYLIYPDNRGDQLAEIPIGFQVD; via the coding sequence ATGAGTGCGTACCATGAGGAAATCCAGCGGCTGGTGAATACGGCGTTGACTGAATTAGCGCAAGCACATCAATGTGGTCAACTGGTTGATGCGCCGGTAGCCAACAACCATTTTCTGATTCGCTGGGTAACCAATGCTTTAAAACAGCAACGTTTCCACCGTTGTGTCGGTGATGACCTGACCCGATGGCAGAAAGCGGGGCGGTCTCAGGGAAATCATGCCGGGCTGGAACGGATATTTCAGCGGATATCTGCCTATTATCACCTTTTTTTCACGTCTGATGGGTCAACCAAGCAGTCCGTTACGGATCAACAGATTGAACTGTTTCTGGATACGATGACCGAAGCCGGGTGGGAGGTTTCCACCTCAGAGCCACTGGTCGGCTGCGGTAAAGTACAGTTATTTACCCAAAGCCCCAACTCATTAGCGCTGTGTGCGCAACAGTGCGAAGCTTGTTTTGATGGCACGCGCCTGACTCAACCGATGAGTTTCTTTGTGCGGGGCAATCATTCACAGTTTGTGGATCAAGCGTGGCAAGCCGGTCTCATGGTACATAAACGAACTGATTATAAATCGAATGTAAAATACCATGGCGAGTATTTGATCTATCCCGACAATCGCGGAGATCAACTGGCCGAAATTCCCATCGGATTTCAGGTGGATTAA
- a CDS encoding LysR family transcriptional regulator: MNNINWDDLKYFLALYETGKVSTAAHRLNVNYATVSRRLDRLEDALKLKLFNRTGDGFLSTIEGKLLYERSVNLRDQINHLSESLSPDTRFDQSTKISMVPFLAEHLVIEKLKPLHSRFPELRFEMDTSSRNVNIAKQEADIALRMELPEKGESICKKLGEVEFVLAGTDDWIARLRNHEPVHIVTYTAELSHLPECQYLIERFGTKSIKIQTDTVSAQRKAAEQGYGIALLPKIALRSSPLSTLKPETAITREIWLLTTKKTMSSTAKKLVMEELVKIFNHELQSES; encoded by the coding sequence ATGAACAATATCAACTGGGATGACCTGAAGTATTTTCTGGCACTCTATGAAACCGGCAAAGTCAGTACTGCAGCACATCGGTTGAACGTCAACTACGCGACGGTATCAAGACGGCTCGACCGGCTGGAAGATGCGTTAAAGTTGAAACTGTTCAATCGCACCGGAGATGGATTTTTATCGACCATCGAAGGGAAGCTATTATATGAGCGTTCCGTTAATCTGAGAGATCAGATTAACCATCTGTCAGAATCACTCTCGCCGGATACAAGATTTGACCAGAGCACCAAGATCTCAATGGTGCCATTCTTAGCTGAACACTTAGTCATCGAAAAACTGAAACCGCTGCACTCCCGTTTTCCCGAGCTCCGCTTTGAAATGGATACGTCCAGTCGCAATGTGAATATTGCCAAACAAGAAGCGGATATTGCATTAAGGATGGAACTTCCGGAAAAAGGAGAGTCCATTTGTAAGAAACTGGGTGAAGTCGAATTTGTACTGGCCGGCACCGATGACTGGATAGCGCGACTACGCAATCATGAGCCGGTGCATATTGTCACTTATACGGCTGAGTTGAGCCATCTGCCGGAATGTCAGTATCTGATTGAGCGATTTGGCACCAAGTCGATCAAGATCCAAACCGATACCGTTTCCGCACAGAGAAAAGCAGCGGAACAGGGGTATGGCATTGCTTTACTGCCGAAGATAGCACTGCGTTCGAGCCCGCTGTCTACACTCAAGCCCGAGACGGCGATTACACGAGAAATTTGGTTGTTAACCACTAAAAAAACCATGTCATCAACCGCGAAAAAACTCGTCATGGAAGAGTTGGTAAAAATTTTCAATCATGAACTTCAAAGCGAGTCTTAG
- a CDS encoding isochorismatase family protein, protein MTELNTLRNIAGLPDHQIDWPNAAVLFVDYQNEYVDGILSLGEAGMTALGKAETLLETARAQSAPVFHILHKASAASPVFNCESRLSDVIDAVKPTDNETVIHKTLPNSFFKTELEELLALTGRQQLIIAGFMSHMCVTATTIKAVELGYDVIVCEDACASRPLPDQQGNPINEHLVHSVAMAALRDRYASIQSLANLI, encoded by the coding sequence ATGACCGAACTCAATACACTGCGTAACATTGCCGGACTCCCGGATCATCAAATTGATTGGCCCAATGCCGCTGTTCTTTTCGTTGATTATCAGAATGAGTATGTGGATGGCATTTTATCTTTAGGTGAAGCGGGGATGACTGCATTGGGAAAAGCGGAGACATTGCTTGAGACTGCCCGGGCTCAGTCTGCACCGGTTTTCCATATCTTACATAAAGCCAGTGCGGCTTCCCCGGTATTTAACTGTGAGTCTCGTCTGTCTGATGTGATTGATGCTGTCAAGCCAACAGACAATGAAACCGTGATCCATAAAACTTTGCCGAATTCATTTTTTAAGACAGAACTCGAAGAATTATTGGCATTAACCGGCCGTCAACAACTGATCATTGCTGGCTTTATGAGCCATATGTGTGTCACGGCGACAACCATTAAAGCCGTAGAATTAGGTTACGATGTCATTGTGTGTGAAGACGCCTGCGCCTCACGCCCGTTACCGGATCAGCAAGGTAATCCAATCAATGAGCATCTGGTTCATTCGGTAGCAATGGCTGCGTTGCGCGACCGTTACGCTTCAATTCAGTCTCTGGCCAATTTGATCTAA
- a CDS encoding cupin domain-containing protein gives MTVVSKENAEHYSWGEACDGWHLVKSKRLSVIQERVPPGCSEVRHLHEQSEQFFFVLSGCATLEVNGEIFELKENQGLHVPSNTPHQLRNRTQTDLHFVVTSTPPSHGDRVEVQGSQES, from the coding sequence TTGACAGTCGTATCTAAGGAAAATGCAGAACATTATTCGTGGGGAGAGGCTTGTGATGGTTGGCACTTGGTCAAGTCGAAGCGTCTTAGTGTCATCCAAGAGCGAGTCCCTCCGGGTTGTAGTGAGGTGCGCCATTTGCATGAGCAATCAGAACAGTTTTTCTTTGTTCTGTCTGGTTGTGCCACACTAGAAGTGAATGGTGAAATTTTTGAGTTAAAAGAGAACCAAGGACTACATGTGCCTAGTAACACACCACATCAGTTAAGGAATCGAACTCAAACAGATTTGCATTTTGTGGTGACATCGACGCCACCAAGTCATGGTGATCGTGTTGAAGTACAAGGATCACAAGAGTCTTAA